A part of bacterium genomic DNA contains:
- the moeB gene encoding molybdopterin-synthase adenylyltransferase MoeB, whose product MATKVREAQAPLLSDTQMERYGRQIILEEMGLEGQAKLLRSKVLIVGAGGLGSPVALYLAAAGVGTLGIVDGDRVDLSNLHRQILHPTQALGQPKTDSARRTLGGVNPDVTVVPYQAVLTSVNALDIIREYDVVVNGSDNFPTRYLVNDACVLLGKPLVDASILKWEGQATTFVPGHGCYRCLFPTPPPPGMVPSCAEGGILGALCGHVGSRQALEVLKLLLGVGETLSNRLLIFDALEGETRVVRWSRNPECPVCGDRPTIRALIDYEQFCGMPSHDRAAAKPIPEITPVEAKALLDRGGVQLIDVREPWEYADAHIHGGHLIPLGQVPERLAEIDPAAPAIIYCRSGGRSGKAVGLLRDRGYEKAVNLKGGILAWINAQLPTE is encoded by the coding sequence GTGGCGACCAAGGTGAGGGAAGCGCAGGCTCCGCTCCTCAGCGACACCCAAATGGAGCGCTATGGCCGGCAGATCATCCTCGAGGAGATGGGCCTCGAGGGCCAGGCAAAGCTGCTGCGGTCGAAAGTTCTGATCGTCGGCGCGGGTGGTCTCGGGTCCCCGGTGGCGCTCTACCTCGCAGCCGCGGGCGTCGGCACGCTGGGGATCGTCGACGGCGACCGCGTCGACCTGAGCAACCTGCACCGGCAGATTCTCCATCCGACCCAGGCGCTCGGGCAGCCGAAGACCGACTCGGCCCGGCGGACCCTGGGCGGCGTCAATCCGGACGTCACCGTGGTGCCGTACCAGGCGGTGCTGACGAGCGTCAACGCGCTCGACATCATTCGCGAGTACGACGTCGTCGTCAACGGCAGCGACAACTTCCCGACGCGCTACCTTGTCAACGACGCGTGCGTCCTGCTCGGCAAGCCGCTCGTCGACGCGAGCATCTTGAAGTGGGAGGGGCAGGCGACCACTTTCGTGCCCGGTCACGGCTGCTACCGCTGCCTGTTCCCGACACCGCCCCCGCCCGGGATGGTGCCGAGCTGCGCGGAGGGCGGCATCCTGGGCGCCCTGTGTGGCCACGTAGGGTCGCGGCAGGCGCTCGAGGTATTGAAGCTGCTCCTCGGCGTCGGCGAGACCCTCTCCAACCGCCTGCTGATCTTCGACGCCCTCGAGGGCGAAACACGGGTCGTGCGCTGGAGCCGCAATCCCGAGTGCCCCGTCTGCGGCGACCGGCCGACGATCAGGGCGTTGATCGACTACGAGCAGTTCTGCGGCATGCCGTCGCACGACCGCGCCGCGGCGAAGCCGATTCCCGAGATTACGCCGGTCGAGGCGAAGGCGCTGCTCGACCGCGGCGGTGTCCAGCTGATCGACGTCCGGGAGCCGTGGGAATACGCGGACGCGCACATCCACGGCGGCCATTTGATCCCACTCGGCCAGGTGCCGGAGCGGCTGGCGGAGATCGATCCCGCCGCGCCCGCGATCATCTACTGCCGGTCCGGCGGCCGCAGCGGGAAGGCCGTCGGCCTGCTGCGGGACCGCGGCTACGAGAAGGCCGTCAACCTGAAGGGCGGCATTCTGGCCTGGATCAACGCGCAGCTGCCGACG